Proteins encoded by one window of Chitinispirillum alkaliphilum:
- a CDS encoding FmdB family transcriptional regulator → MPTYDYECQKCGFVFEEFQSISADPLTDCQKEGCDGKVKRLLSAGAGFLFKGSGFYITDYRSESYKKGAQADSSGSTGSSSGSSSTSTSKSS, encoded by the coding sequence ATGCCCACTTATGATTATGAATGCCAAAAGTGTGGTTTTGTGTTTGAAGAATTTCAGAGTATCAGTGCAGATCCTCTCACAGACTGCCAAAAAGAGGGCTGCGACGGGAAAGTGAAGAGATTGCTCTCTGCGGGGGCAGGATTTCTTTTCAAAGGCAGTGGTTTCTACATTACAGATTACCGCTCAGAATCTTACAAAAAAGGTGCACAGGCAGACAGCTCCGGTTCCACCGGTTCATCATCAGGAAGTTCTTCCACATCTACTTCAAAATCATCTTAA
- a CDS encoding Transcriptional regulator, AraC family, whose amino-acid sequence MELSRVNIKIHSIDYLASSDTAARNFNTVPLKFQQDCFRLWYQVDGTGILQNVTRKSFGTARPGLLGVMGRGERHSYLHQKGNFECFQILFSLNPSTTAKCYWNTEIEGKLNLDENYRLFFENLVFDLLFVISSKREILGLATISRLLEILVILFKKNLLLIEESQFPKNKAKSLIAKAKIFMDTNYASMKHQHQLEKECGVDINYLNILFKKETGKTLYQYIRDVRMEYAKHFLETGDDQVNDIARKIGYPNSNSFTRAFKKVCGLTPQEFRLSSQK is encoded by the coding sequence TTGGAATTATCCAGAGTTAATATCAAAATACATTCGATTGATTACCTTGCAAGCTCAGACACAGCCGCAAGAAATTTTAACACTGTTCCACTGAAATTTCAACAAGATTGTTTCAGGTTGTGGTATCAGGTTGATGGAACCGGTATTCTTCAGAACGTTACCCGCAAGAGCTTTGGAACTGCGCGCCCGGGTTTGCTGGGTGTGATGGGACGTGGCGAACGTCACAGCTATCTTCATCAAAAGGGAAACTTTGAGTGTTTTCAGATCCTTTTCTCTCTTAATCCAAGTACTACAGCAAAATGTTACTGGAACACCGAAATAGAGGGTAAATTGAATCTGGATGAAAACTACAGGCTCTTTTTTGAGAACCTGGTTTTTGATCTGCTCTTTGTAATCTCATCAAAACGTGAAATTCTGGGCCTTGCCACCATCTCCAGACTACTTGAGATTCTGGTTATACTGTTTAAGAAAAATCTGCTTTTGATCGAAGAGTCCCAGTTTCCCAAAAACAAGGCCAAAAGTCTCATCGCCAAAGCCAAAATTTTTATGGACACCAATTACGCCAGCATGAAACACCAGCACCAACTTGAGAAAGAGTGTGGTGTGGACATAAACTATCTTAATATCCTCTTCAAGAAGGAAACCGGCAAAACTCTTTATCAGTATATCAGGGATGTACGCATGGAGTACGCTAAACATTTTCTTGAAACCGGAGATGATCAGGTTAATGATATCGCAAGGAAAATCGGATATCCTAATAGTAACTCCTTCACACGGGCATTTAAGAAGGTATGTGGCCTGACACCTCAGGAATTTAGATTGTCATCGCAAAAATAA
- a CDS encoding GTP-binding protein has protein sequence MFIDETTIEVSAGNGGNGCHSYERLKYKPKGRPDGGDGGRGGNIYVLASSMVHTLQDVAYKRHYKAQRGAHGKGSRKTGKSGEDICIKVPLGTVVYDNETNEIIADCVQEKTKITAAKGGRGGRGNAALACPRNPNPERCEEGKPGETKKLRLELKVLADVGLVGRPNAGKSTLLSTISQARPKIADYPFTTKEPNLGIIRLPDIHQSFVMADIPGLIEKCHEGKGLGIRFLKHIERTRVLAIMVEAISEDPLKDASVLLEELAHYSEALVEKPKCFILTKTDLLSEEEKESKTPQGWLSMSAVTGEGVEKVIRKLWEMLGESPIEDGTL, from the coding sequence ATGTTTATTGATGAAACAACAATAGAAGTATCTGCAGGGAATGGCGGCAACGGCTGCCATTCCTACGAAAGACTCAAATACAAGCCCAAAGGACGTCCCGATGGAGGGGATGGGGGCAGAGGGGGAAATATTTATGTTCTTGCCTCCTCTATGGTCCACACACTTCAGGATGTAGCCTACAAGCGTCATTACAAGGCTCAAAGAGGAGCTCATGGCAAAGGCTCACGTAAAACCGGAAAAAGTGGTGAAGATATATGCATTAAGGTCCCGCTGGGAACCGTTGTATATGATAATGAAACCAATGAAATAATTGCAGACTGTGTGCAGGAAAAAACAAAAATCACAGCTGCTAAAGGGGGACGCGGCGGAAGAGGAAATGCAGCTCTGGCTTGTCCCAGAAACCCCAATCCAGAACGCTGCGAAGAGGGTAAACCGGGCGAAACAAAAAAATTGCGTCTCGAACTGAAAGTTCTGGCAGATGTGGGGCTTGTGGGCAGACCCAACGCGGGTAAATCCACACTGCTGTCTACAATTTCACAGGCTCGCCCCAAAATAGCCGATTATCCTTTTACTACCAAGGAACCAAATCTTGGCATTATCAGACTACCCGATATTCATCAATCATTCGTAATGGCAGATATTCCCGGACTTATCGAAAAATGTCATGAAGGCAAAGGGCTTGGAATCCGCTTTCTAAAGCATATAGAGAGAACAAGGGTACTTGCGATAATGGTGGAAGCGATATCTGAAGATCCGCTCAAGGATGCCTCCGTTTTACTTGAAGAGCTTGCACACTACAGCGAAGCACTTGTGGAAAAACCCAAATGTTTCATACTCACTAAAACAGATCTTCTGTCTGAAGAGGAAAAAGAAAGCAAAACTCCACAGGGATGGCTATCGATGTCTGCAGTAACAGGCGAAGGTGTAGAAAAAGTGATCAGAAAACTATGGGAGATGCTTGGAGAATCCCCTATAGAGGATGGCACATTATAG
- a CDS encoding Ribosomal protein S12 methylthiotransferase RimO translates to MIKVALQNLGCSKNLVDGEKILHFLTSNGLEFTEDLTQAEIITVNTCAFIKEAQEEAIGTILDMAQYKNNGRCEKLIVCGCFSERYREKVRQELPEVDIWAGVQDWQNVLKEVVSAKNISTSFERRLFEPVSTQHLKIAEGCSHRCSFCVIPSIRGDYKSRTQQDILAEANWLYQKGTRELILVAQDTSRYGFDRNDSLVNLLQTLLSETDFPWIRMMYLHPQFVTDELLQLVASDKRICPYFDIPLQHIADPVLRGMDRRPLSDGIYKLINRIRSFVPDAGIRSSFILGFPGETEDHYKELRDFIEFARFEKLGVFPFSAEEGTKACDMRPRPGNNTVARRCEELMAVQREISREILESRVGSETEIIIDRVSDDPDFNFEARTRLDAPEVDGKVYLNFGSFEPGTILKTRIIGASDYDLYAQEI, encoded by the coding sequence ATGATCAAAGTTGCTTTACAAAATCTTGGCTGCAGTAAAAATCTGGTAGATGGTGAGAAGATACTACATTTTCTCACTTCCAACGGACTGGAATTTACTGAAGATCTGACACAAGCTGAAATCATAACAGTAAACACCTGTGCCTTCATCAAAGAAGCTCAGGAGGAGGCCATCGGAACTATTCTTGACATGGCCCAGTACAAAAATAATGGCAGGTGTGAAAAACTGATTGTATGTGGCTGTTTTTCAGAACGCTACCGCGAGAAAGTCAGACAAGAACTTCCTGAAGTTGACATTTGGGCCGGGGTACAGGATTGGCAAAATGTACTCAAAGAGGTGGTTTCTGCAAAAAACATTTCCACCTCCTTTGAGCGACGGTTGTTTGAACCAGTTTCCACACAGCATCTCAAAATCGCCGAAGGATGCTCGCACAGATGCTCATTTTGTGTGATTCCTTCAATCAGAGGAGATTACAAAAGCAGAACACAGCAAGATATCCTTGCGGAAGCAAATTGGCTGTATCAGAAAGGAACAAGAGAACTGATACTTGTGGCTCAGGACACTTCCAGATACGGCTTTGACAGAAATGATTCCCTGGTTAATCTGTTGCAGACACTCCTTTCAGAAACCGATTTCCCCTGGATACGTATGATGTATCTTCACCCTCAGTTTGTAACAGATGAACTGCTTCAGCTCGTCGCTTCGGATAAAAGAATATGTCCCTATTTTGATATCCCGCTTCAGCACATTGCTGACCCTGTACTAAGAGGTATGGACCGGCGCCCTCTTTCAGATGGAATTTACAAGCTTATCAACCGTATACGGAGTTTTGTTCCTGATGCCGGGATACGCAGTTCGTTTATACTTGGATTTCCAGGTGAAACCGAGGACCATTATAAGGAACTCAGAGATTTCATCGAATTTGCACGTTTCGAAAAACTCGGTGTATTTCCCTTCTCTGCCGAAGAAGGAACAAAGGCCTGTGATATGCGCCCCCGTCCGGGAAACAATACCGTCGCGCGGCGTTGCGAAGAACTTATGGCTGTTCAGCGCGAGATCAGCAGGGAGATTCTTGAGTCCCGGGTAGGATCGGAAACCGAAATCATTATCGACCGTGTAAGTGATGATCCTGATTTTAATTTTGAAGCCAGAACCAGACTCGATGCACCTGAGGTAGATGGGAAAGTTTATCTCAATTTCGGAAGTTTTGAACCGGGTACAATTCTTAAGACAAGGATCATCGGGGCATCAGATTATGATCTCTATGCACAGGAGATTTAA
- a CDS encoding RNA polymerase sigma factor RpoD yields the protein MAPIQNDSKFITEEGSLALYLKEISKNKSLKLEEEAALAVRIRKGDRKALEKLVRANLRFVVSVCRNYQNQGLPLSDLINEGNLGLIRAAKRFDEKKNFKFISYAVWWIRQAILQALAEQSRIIKLPLNRVGAIHKIGKAQGRLEQKYRRMPNVQELAQDLSLDENEIQETIKIGNSHMSLDAPLLQGEDSKLLDVLQDKNQSRPDDGIMGISLQEEIDKILDTLSEREKEVVKLYFGIGEDIAHTLEEIGQRFNLTRERVRQIKEKALRRLKHSSRSKRLKMYRNE from the coding sequence ATGGCACCAATTCAAAATGACAGCAAATTTATTACTGAAGAAGGCTCCCTTGCTCTTTATCTCAAAGAGATCAGCAAGAACAAATCACTGAAGCTGGAGGAGGAAGCTGCTCTGGCTGTGCGGATCAGAAAGGGAGATCGCAAAGCTCTGGAAAAACTGGTCAGAGCCAATTTGCGATTTGTGGTAAGTGTCTGCAGAAACTACCAAAACCAGGGATTACCTCTGAGTGATCTTATTAATGAAGGTAATCTGGGGTTGATACGTGCGGCTAAAAGGTTTGATGAGAAGAAAAATTTCAAATTCATCTCCTATGCCGTATGGTGGATTAGGCAGGCTATACTTCAGGCTCTGGCTGAGCAGTCTAGAATTATCAAACTGCCACTCAACAGAGTCGGGGCTATACACAAAATTGGAAAAGCTCAGGGACGACTCGAACAAAAATATCGTCGTATGCCCAATGTCCAGGAACTGGCCCAGGATCTTTCTCTTGATGAAAATGAGATTCAGGAGACCATAAAAATCGGCAATAGCCATATGTCACTGGATGCTCCGTTGCTTCAGGGCGAGGATTCAAAACTGCTTGATGTCCTGCAGGATAAAAATCAGTCCCGTCCCGATGATGGCATTATGGGTATTTCTCTCCAGGAAGAGATTGATAAAATTCTGGACACTCTCTCGGAAAGAGAAAAAGAGGTGGTGAAGTTATACTTCGGAATCGGTGAAGATATCGCTCACACTCTGGAAGAAATCGGTCAGAGGTTTAATCTCACCAGAGAACGAGTAAGACAGATTAAGGAAAAAGCCCTCAGACGACTCAAACATTCTTCTAGAAGTAAACGGCTCAAAATGTACCGCAACGAGTAG
- a CDS encoding Histidinol-phosphate aminotransferase, with product MKTEEVISLINNDVRGLKKYHLNRQDAEIKLNQNENPYDWPLQIKEKAASFFTQRPWNRYPDFIPDQLKSQLAEYAGVEAQNIIVGNGSNEMLLVLLLSFVKKTTSVTLSTPTFTVYNLLASGMGASTTSINLKENLQFDTEAICKAVEKDPGTALILCSPNNPTGSTLSKEDITGILGVHKGICILDQAYVEFGGYDAIELLKRYPNLIITRTFSKAMAGAGLRTGYMIGTAEIISEINKIKLPYNINFFSEYAASLMLQNRNLLRHSIDTTIEQRSELFDFLNSQPFDSVYPSEGNFILVRSKMKDKMFDFLVKDGILIRDVSTYTMLENCMRISIGTPEENKKLKESLRKFFLNH from the coding sequence ATGAAAACTGAAGAAGTAATCTCACTTATCAATAATGATGTCAGAGGTTTGAAAAAATATCACCTCAACAGGCAGGATGCAGAAATCAAGCTTAACCAGAACGAAAACCCATACGACTGGCCACTGCAGATAAAGGAAAAAGCAGCATCGTTTTTTACCCAGCGACCCTGGAACAGGTACCCTGATTTCATTCCCGATCAGCTAAAATCCCAACTGGCAGAGTATGCCGGTGTAGAAGCGCAAAATATCATAGTCGGTAACGGCTCAAATGAGATGCTTTTAGTGCTTTTACTATCTTTTGTTAAAAAAACAACATCGGTTACCTTATCCACTCCCACATTTACCGTCTATAATCTTCTTGCAAGCGGAATGGGAGCATCCACCACAAGCATTAATCTTAAAGAGAACCTTCAGTTTGATACAGAGGCAATTTGCAAGGCGGTTGAAAAGGATCCCGGCACTGCTCTCATCCTCTGCTCTCCCAACAACCCAACCGGAAGCACACTTTCCAAAGAAGATATAACGGGAATACTTGGGGTTCACAAAGGTATTTGCATACTTGATCAGGCCTATGTTGAGTTTGGGGGATACGATGCAATTGAGTTGTTGAAAAGATATCCCAATCTGATTATTACCCGTACATTTTCCAAAGCAATGGCTGGAGCAGGGCTGAGAACTGGTTACATGATCGGTACAGCGGAAATCATCTCGGAAATAAACAAAATAAAGCTGCCTTACAACATTAACTTCTTTTCCGAATACGCAGCTTCTCTTATGTTGCAAAACCGCAACTTACTTCGCCACAGTATCGATACCACTATAGAGCAGCGCAGCGAGCTGTTTGATTTTCTTAACTCACAGCCATTCGACTCTGTGTACCCAAGTGAGGGAAATTTTATTCTGGTGAGAAGCAAAATGAAAGACAAAATGTTTGATTTTCTGGTGAAAGACGGTATTCTGATACGGGATGTATCCACCTATACCATGCTTGAGAATTGTATGAGAATAAGTATCGGAACACCGGAAGAAAATAAAAAGCTCAAAGAGAGTCTCAGAAAATTTTTCCTGAACCACTAA
- a CDS encoding sporulation domain-containing protein, with product MYRGKFLITGIVCTAVIFGCSNTEEPVDKEFTAVPRVAESFETDTRDVFDEFFQEDSPSAKSEEVKREPQTKSPIQEVRFTESGRYVVQVSTVGERRSAEKLISDLENRGYPAYIAEVENPTPQLYGEYYRVRIGGFTGVSQARAFGENVLRNEGLDFWVDNRANDNVGIVGSGFGTTESTWSSEPTPRTTTPSTGSAWENTTPSATPVSDPSPKPAEERTITSQPAEPEPTEKQTETLPPPPPPEPATTDDSPSNGWGTDDWGSGW from the coding sequence ATGTACAGAGGCAAGTTCCTGATTACCGGAATCGTTTGTACTGCTGTGATTTTCGGATGTTCAAATACAGAAGAGCCTGTCGACAAAGAGTTTACAGCCGTTCCCAGAGTTGCAGAAAGTTTCGAAACCGATACCAGAGATGTATTCGATGAATTTTTTCAGGAAGACAGTCCATCTGCAAAATCAGAGGAAGTCAAAAGAGAGCCGCAAACCAAGTCTCCAATTCAGGAAGTAAGGTTCACTGAAAGCGGCCGCTATGTGGTGCAGGTTTCAACCGTTGGTGAACGCAGATCAGCAGAAAAGCTTATATCTGATCTGGAAAACCGCGGCTACCCTGCATACATTGCAGAAGTGGAAAACCCCACTCCTCAGCTATACGGGGAATATTACAGAGTAAGAATTGGTGGATTTACAGGTGTATCACAGGCCAGAGCATTTGGTGAAAATGTTCTCCGCAATGAAGGTCTGGACTTCTGGGTTGATAACAGAGCAAACGACAATGTTGGTATAGTAGGAAGCGGTTTTGGCACTACTGAATCTACCTGGAGCTCTGAGCCCACTCCAAGAACAACAACTCCCTCTACAGGATCCGCTTGGGAAAACACCACACCTTCAGCAACCCCGGTCTCTGATCCATCACCAAAACCTGCTGAAGAGCGTACTATTACTTCACAGCCTGCAGAACCTGAACCAACTGAAAAGCAGACAGAAACTTTACCCCCTCCTCCCCCACCGGAGCCGGCGACAACAGATGATTCACCATCAAACGGCTGGGGAACTGACGACTGGGGATCTGGCTGGTAA
- a CDS encoding aspartate kinase, with the protein MDFIVAKFGGSSVATGERLQQIVHIIGLNNNRRCIVLSAPGKSAGFNTKVTDLLIDLATKALKCQKYSAPLQEIKSRFLNIYEPLGVSRARIDEVLEDLDQRLNTSKEDEAKFRDQIVSAGEDLNSKLFADYLNICGIDAVYVSPREAGLIVTADFGDAQPIDEVELKLAKLKKICAEKVVVFPGFFGVTEQGEIATFSRGGSDLTGAILAEALDAAEYENWSDVDGIFSAHPEMVTNPAQIPALTYKEMRELSYIGFNVLHEEAVKPIMRKKIPIRLRNTNNVENQGTLIVSERLPGESDVIGVASGGGYCSFTLQKFLMNREKGFGRKVLSILEEMDLSYEHCPSGVDNISVILDQDQLRPETVNNIIRTIGENLSPDEIKTEFGIALVSVVGEGLLHKIGILAQAANALSEAGVNIKMVNQGSSEISIIFGIDASDEKKAVNALYNVLFITED; encoded by the coding sequence ATGGATTTCATTGTAGCCAAATTTGGTGGCAGCTCTGTTGCCACAGGAGAGAGACTTCAGCAGATTGTACACATCATCGGACTCAATAACAACAGACGCTGCATTGTTCTTTCCGCCCCGGGAAAAAGCGCCGGATTCAACACTAAAGTAACCGACCTTCTGATTGATCTGGCCACCAAGGCTTTAAAATGTCAGAAATACTCAGCACCACTTCAGGAGATTAAAAGCCGTTTTCTGAACATCTATGAACCACTGGGTGTCTCACGCGCACGGATTGATGAAGTTCTTGAGGATCTCGATCAGCGACTCAATACCTCCAAAGAAGATGAGGCGAAATTCAGGGACCAAATCGTTTCAGCCGGTGAAGATCTGAACAGTAAACTATTTGCTGATTACCTCAACATCTGCGGAATTGACGCAGTATATGTGTCACCCAGAGAGGCAGGGCTTATCGTAACTGCAGACTTTGGCGATGCACAGCCCATAGATGAAGTGGAACTGAAGCTGGCAAAACTGAAAAAAATTTGCGCAGAGAAAGTCGTTGTTTTCCCCGGTTTCTTTGGAGTTACAGAGCAGGGTGAAATAGCCACCTTCAGCAGAGGGGGCAGCGATCTTACAGGAGCAATCCTTGCCGAAGCACTCGATGCTGCGGAGTATGAGAACTGGTCAGATGTCGATGGTATTTTCAGCGCTCATCCAGAAATGGTCACAAACCCGGCACAGATTCCCGCCCTCACCTATAAAGAGATGAGAGAGCTTTCCTACATAGGGTTCAACGTTCTGCACGAAGAAGCGGTTAAACCTATTATGCGTAAAAAAATCCCGATCAGACTACGCAATACCAACAATGTGGAAAATCAGGGCACCCTTATAGTCTCAGAGAGGTTACCAGGGGAAAGTGATGTCATAGGTGTAGCTTCCGGAGGCGGTTACTGCAGTTTTACGCTTCAGAAATTTCTTATGAACAGAGAGAAGGGATTTGGCAGGAAAGTACTTTCTATTCTCGAGGAGATGGATCTCTCCTATGAGCACTGTCCATCGGGTGTTGACAATATTTCTGTGATTCTCGATCAGGATCAGCTCAGACCAGAGACAGTGAACAACATTATAAGGACTATCGGAGAAAATTTATCACCAGATGAGATAAAAACAGAATTTGGAATCGCACTGGTGTCAGTTGTTGGTGAAGGGCTTCTTCACAAAATAGGTATTCTCGCTCAGGCCGCAAATGCACTTTCTGAAGCTGGTGTGAATATCAAAATGGTCAATCAGGGGAGCAGCGAAATCAGTATAATCTTTGGAATAGATGCTTCAGATGAGAAAAAGGCGGTGAACGCACTGTATAACGTTCTCTTTATCACAGAAGATTGA
- a CDS encoding 3-deoxy-7-phosphoheptulonate synthase: MIIHMHKDASPDQEKKVLNKIKQAGFDYEIIHGTTGIDIIGILGDLSGVEESYFGELDGVDKVIRISKPYKLVSREYSAASKVVDVGGVTIGGEEIAYMAGPCSLETEEQVMIIASYISSMGIRIMRGGAYKPRTSPYSFQGMGLRGLKLLAKVREQYGLKIITEATGLHRHVTEDGTLEKHNVLENVIEYADIIQVGARNMKSYGFLQELAMLTKDNKKPVLLKRGDSSTLKDFLLAAEYIVANGNPNVILCLRGIRTFEEEKFQRFTPDIGAITVLKRESNLPVVFDPSHSTGYRANVLGASLASVAAGADGLLIETHNDPANALCDGEQSITEKQLLGIKGKSDQIWSLLRENGSV, encoded by the coding sequence ATGATAATTCATATGCATAAGGACGCCAGTCCTGATCAGGAGAAAAAAGTACTCAATAAAATAAAGCAGGCTGGTTTTGATTACGAAATTATTCACGGAACTACGGGCATTGATATTATCGGTATACTTGGTGACCTGTCCGGTGTTGAGGAGAGTTACTTTGGGGAGCTGGATGGAGTTGATAAGGTAATTCGTATTTCAAAGCCATATAAACTTGTTTCCAGGGAGTATTCCGCTGCATCTAAAGTGGTTGATGTAGGGGGAGTCACGATTGGTGGTGAAGAGATCGCCTACATGGCCGGTCCCTGTTCTCTTGAAACAGAGGAGCAGGTGATGATTATAGCATCCTACATATCTTCCATGGGGATACGGATAATGCGGGGTGGTGCATATAAGCCAAGAACATCCCCATACAGTTTTCAGGGAATGGGGCTAAGGGGGCTCAAGCTTCTTGCCAAAGTCAGGGAACAATACGGGCTTAAAATAATCACCGAGGCAACAGGGCTTCACAGGCATGTAACTGAAGACGGTACTTTGGAGAAGCATAATGTACTTGAAAACGTTATAGAGTATGCAGATATTATTCAGGTGGGCGCCCGGAATATGAAATCCTACGGATTTCTTCAGGAACTTGCAATGCTGACCAAAGACAACAAAAAACCAGTTCTATTGAAACGGGGTGATTCTTCCACTCTAAAGGATTTTCTGCTTGCTGCGGAGTATATTGTAGCTAACGGAAATCCCAATGTGATTCTGTGCCTCAGGGGAATAAGAACATTTGAAGAGGAAAAGTTTCAACGTTTTACCCCTGATATAGGAGCGATTACAGTTTTGAAGCGGGAATCCAATCTGCCGGTAGTGTTTGATCCATCCCACTCAACCGGTTACAGAGCAAATGTGCTGGGGGCTTCACTGGCTTCGGTTGCTGCGGGGGCGGATGGGTTATTGATAGAGACACATAACGATCCTGCAAATGCACTTTGTGACGGGGAGCAGAGTATTACTGAAAAGCAACTACTTGGTATTAAAGGTAAGTCTGATCAGATCTGGTCCCTGCTCAGGGAAAATGGATCAGTTTAG
- a CDS encoding Imidazoleglycerol-phosphate dehydratase, whose protein sequence is MARSSHVKRTTGETDIVLDLIIEGDGKSVVNSGNGFFDHMLTLFSKHGLFNLTLTCEGDTHVDFHHSAEDIGICLGMAFKEALGDCKGIFRYATFYIPMDESLVRVCLDISGRQNLVYNVPLQDRVIGSFECDLVEDFFKAFTDHSRITLHVDLLRGRNSHHSVEAVFKAFGKALSQACSINARAANELPTTKGIL, encoded by the coding sequence ATGGCACGTTCTTCACATGTAAAACGCACGACAGGTGAAACCGATATAGTTTTGGATCTTATCATAGAGGGTGATGGTAAGTCGGTAGTAAACAGTGGGAACGGTTTTTTTGATCACATGCTGACACTTTTTTCAAAGCATGGTCTTTTCAACCTTACACTCACCTGCGAGGGAGACACCCACGTTGATTTCCACCACAGTGCCGAAGATATCGGGATCTGTCTCGGAATGGCATTCAAGGAAGCGCTTGGTGACTGTAAGGGAATCTTTCGCTATGCAACTTTCTATATACCCATGGATGAATCTCTGGTAAGAGTTTGCCTGGATATTTCCGGACGACAGAATCTTGTATACAATGTTCCTCTGCAGGACAGGGTTATCGGCAGCTTTGAATGTGATCTTGTTGAAGATTTCTTTAAAGCTTTTACAGATCACTCCCGCATAACTTTACATGTAGACCTTTTGCGAGGACGTAACAGCCATCACTCAGTTGAAGCTGTGTTCAAGGCGTTTGGGAAAGCTCTTTCACAGGCCTGCAGCATAAATGCACGCGCCGCCAATGAGCTGCCGACAACTAAAGGTATTCTGTAA